In Pseudomonas sp. P5_109, the genomic window GCCTCGGGAAAGCCGCAATCTTTGGAAAGCCTGTTCGAACTCTTCGAAGAGGGCGAGCGGCCGGAACCGCCGGTCTTCAAGAAGGCCCTGACGATTCTGGCCAAGTCCTGCGATGGCCGCGCCTTTGAACTGAAGGAAGTGGCCTCGGGGTATCGCCTGCAAATTCGCGAAAAATTTGCGCCCTGGGTCGGGCGTCTGTGGGAAGAGCGTCCGCAGCGCTATTCCCGCGCTATGCTGGAAACCATGGCCCTGATCGCCTATCGCCAGCCGATCACCCGTGGTGAAATCGAAGATGTACGGGGCGTGGCGGTGAACAGCAACATCGTCAAGACACTGATGGAGCGCGAGTGGATCCGCATCGTCGGCTACCGCGACGTACCCGGCAAACCAGCGATGTTCGCCACCACCAAGGCGTTCCTTGATCATTTCAACCTGAAAAACCTCGATGACCTGCCGCCGTTGGCCGAACTGCGCGAACTGGAACCGGACCCGGTGCTGGATTTCGACGACGCCCCGGTGCCGGCAGCCCTGCAAGAGTTGGCCGACGCCAGCGCCGAGCCGGAAGAGCCGAAGGAAGAAACCAGTTTCCACACGTTGTTGTTGGAACTGGACAGCATGGAGGAGGGGCTCAAGACCGACTTCGACGACTTGCTGCGTGATGGCGCGTCGCCTGAGTTCGATTCGGAGCAGTCGGTTATCGAGCCAGAAGTTGAAGCGGCAGAGCCCGAGCCCGAGCCTGAAGCGGAAATTGAACCGGAGCCAGAAGACGACATCCTTGGTGTCGCCGAAGCCCGGGAAAAACTGCTGGCCGCTGTAGCCGCCCTCGAACAACCGAAACCCGAGCCGGAACTGTCGGACGAAGAGGCCGAAGCCCTGGCCCTGGCTGAAGCCATCGAAGCCGAGCGCCGTGAGTTCGAAGACTGACCACAACCCTGTAGGAGCCGGCTTGCTGGCGATGCGGCCAACGCGGTGTCTCTGAGGGACCGCGGTGACGCCATCGCCAGCAAGCCGGCTCCTACAGAAGGTCGGTGATCGTCCGCGATCACCGGCCAGCGGAAAAACCAATAACCTTGCCTCGATCAGCTAGTCTCTGATGCGCAATCGCCCGCATGCGCGTATGATTCGCGACCCTTCGGCGATCCCTTCGCCCAAGTACCCAGTTTTCAGACCACACCGGGAGGTGCCCAGATGAGTATCAAAGACCAGAAAGACGACCAGGAAATCGGCCCAGCAGGCGAAAAACTGCAGAAAGTCCTCGCCCGTATCGGCGTCGGCTCGCGCCGTGACGTGGAAGCCTGGATCAGCCACGGCCGCATCAAGGTCAACGGCAAAGACGCCACCCTTGGCCAGCGTGTCGACATGCACGACGCCATCACCATCGATGGCAAGGTGATCAAGCGTGAAGAGGCCGCCGAATCGGTCCGCCGCGTGATCATGTACAACAAGCCCGACGGCGAGATCTGCACCCGTGTCGACCCGGAAGGTCGCCCGACCGTGTTCGACAAAATGCCAAAGCCGAAAGAAGGCCGCTGGATCAACATCGGTCGTCTGGACATCAACACCACCGGTTTGCTGATGTTCACCACCGACGGTGAGCTGGCCAACCGCCTGATGCACCCTTCCTACGAAATGGACCGTGAATACGCGGTACGTGTGCGTGGCGAAGTCGATGACGAGATGATCGAGCGCCTGAAGGCTGGCGTTGTCCTTGAAGATGGCCCGGCCAAGTTCACCGATATCAAGCAGGCACCAGGTGGTGAAGGCTTCAACCACTGGTACCACTGCGTGGTGATGGAAGGTCGTAACCGCGAAGTTCGTCGCCTGTGGGAATCCCAGGGCCTGGTGGTCAGCCGTCTGAAGCGCGTGCGTTTTGGTCCGGTGTTCCTCAACTCCGACCTGCCGATGGGCCGCTGGCGCGAAATGAGCCAGTACGAAGTCGACATTCTGAGTGCCGAGGTCGGCCTGACGCCGGTCGCGATGCCGCAGATGAACGCCAAGAGCAAAGACAAGCTGGACCGGATGCAGCGTAAATCCTCGCGTCCAATGGCCAAGACCGAGCGCGTGCGTACCCTGCGTCCGGCCACTGACGCGCCAGCCGCGCCACGAGCCAGCCGCGAACCGCAGATCGAAGGCGAGCGTCCAAGGCGCAAGCCAGTCGCGCGTCAGGACGGCGAACGCGGTCCACGTACGCCACGTCCGGCCAATGGTCGTACCGAGCGTGGCGAAGGTCGTGGTACGCCGGTAGCCGATCGCCCGGCCGACACCAAGCGCCCGGCCAAGCCTGCGCCGAAGCGTCCGGGGATCAAGCTGGTCGACGGTGACAAGCCATCGGGCAAGCGCCGTGGCGCACCGGCCGGTTCCGGCCAGCGTCCAGGCTTCGGTCGTCGCAAGCCGGAGTAATCGGCTGAGCGCTTGATAAAAAACGCCAACCTTCGGGTTGGCGTTTTTTTTGGGGGGCTTTCAATGGTTTGGAGTCCACTTCATTTTCAGCGTAGCCACGGTCCCTTGTAGGAGCCGGCTTGCTGGCGATGGGCTCAAGTGCACCGCGTTTATCCAGTTCATACGCGTTATCGGTAACGACCATCGCCAGCAAGCCTGCTCCTCCAGGTATTGCGTTATCTGTCTTCCCCGCGATAGCGCCAGTTGCCGCGCCGGGATGTCCGAAGTGGAAAGCTAAAATTACGCCATGTAAAGAAATCCTGACGAAATCCGCCGATTAACCCCGTGGATTCACCTATCCCCGTATGCCGTAAGAAAACGCTTACACATCAGCGCCTTCCTTGCGCCTTCCAACCCTCTAGCCCGCTTGTTTCAACACTCCATGCAGGGTGTTATGCGCGCCATGCCTGTCGTGCAGGTGCATAACAAAAAGGAGGCGCAATGAACGCCGCAATCCAACTCTATCTCTCTGCGAGAGGCGGTTTTCCTGCCTTTCCCGTCGATGATCCGCAAGGATCTGACCCTTTTTTTGCAGCCGCCCGAGCCTCTCGGGGCGGACACAGGCAATCCCGGCAATAGACACGCTTGTCCAGCGGGTCTGGCAGCAGGGGGTTACAGGTGTACAATGCGCCGCGTTTTACCTGTGACCTCCTGCGCATCTGCGCAACCCTCAAGGCTATCCGCCTTGTTCACTCCGCCGCGTCACGAGCGTGTCGGGTTCGATTTCGTCACAGATAAAAACAAACAGGTGACGCATGACCGTTGTAATTACGCTGAACTCCTGGTGCCTGCGCTGGGGTTTGATCGGTGCCGCTTAACGCCTTTCTTGAGCAGCAACGCCTACTGAACATCATCAAACCTTGCGTGAGACCCTTTTCATGAGTGGACAAAACCCGCAATCAGGCGAGCTGAAACGCGGCCTGAAAAATCGCCACATTCAACTGATTGCCCTCGGTGGTGCAATCGGTACCGGCTTGTTCCTCGGCTCGGCCGGGGTGCTGAAATCCGCTGGCCCGTCGATGATCCTTGGCTACGCCATCTGCGGCTTCATTGCTTTCATGATCATGCGCCAACTGGGCGAAATGATCGTCGAAGATCCGGTGGCCGGCTCCTTCAGCCACTTCGCCCACAAGTACTGGGGTGGCTTTGCCGGTTTCCTGTCGGGCTGGAACTGCTGGATCCTGTACATCCTGGTGGGCATGTCGGAGCTGACGGCGGTCGGCAAATACATCCACTACTGGGCGCCGGACATCCCGACCTGGGTCTCCGCAGCTGGCTTCTTCGTGCTGATCAACGCCATCAACCTGGCCAACGTCAAAGTCTTTGGCGAGGCCGAGTTCTGGTTCGCAATCATCAAGGTCGTGGCGATCGTCGGCATGATTGCCCTGGGCAGCTACCTGCTGGTCAGCGGTAATGGCGGCCCGCAAGCAGCGGTCAGCAACCTGTGGTCCCACGGTGGCTTCTTCCCGAACGGAATCACCGGTCTGGTGATGGCCATGGCGTTCATCATGTTTTCCTTCGGTGGCCTGGAAATGCTCGGTTTCACCGCTGCCGAAGCCGACAAGCCGAAAACCGTGATCCCGAAAGCCATCAACCAGGTGATCTACCGGATCCTGATTTTCTACATCGGCGCCTTGGTGATCCTGCTGTCGTTGACGCCGTGGGACAGCTTGCTGACCACCCTGAACGCTTCCGGTGATTCCTACAGCGGCAGCCCGTTCGTACAAGTGTTCTCGATGCTGGGCAGCAACACCGCCGCGCACATCCTCAACTTCGTGGTCCTGACCGCGGCGCTGTCGGTGTACAACAGCGGCACCTACTGCAACAGCCGTATGCTGCTGGGCATGGCCGAGCAGGGTGATGCGCCGAAGGCGTTGGCGAAGATCGACAAGCGCGGCGTGCCGGTACGTTCGATCCTGGCCTCGGCCGCCGTGACCCTGATCGCGGTACTGCTGAACTACCTGATCCCGCAAAATGCGCTGGAACTGTTGATGTCGCTGGTTGTTGCCACCCTGGTGATCAACTGGGCGATGATCAGCTACTCGCACTTCAAGTTCCGCCAGCACATGAACAAGACCAAACAA contains:
- the scpB gene encoding SMC-Scp complex subunit ScpB encodes the protein MNLTEPRDLAPLLEAFLLASGKPQSLESLFELFEEGERPEPPVFKKALTILAKSCDGRAFELKEVASGYRLQIREKFAPWVGRLWEERPQRYSRAMLETMALIAYRQPITRGEIEDVRGVAVNSNIVKTLMEREWIRIVGYRDVPGKPAMFATTKAFLDHFNLKNLDDLPPLAELRELEPDPVLDFDDAPVPAALQELADASAEPEEPKEETSFHTLLLELDSMEEGLKTDFDDLLRDGASPEFDSEQSVIEPEVEAAEPEPEPEAEIEPEPEDDILGVAEAREKLLAAVAALEQPKPEPELSDEEAEALALAEAIEAERREFED
- the rluB gene encoding 23S rRNA pseudouridine(2605) synthase RluB; this encodes MSIKDQKDDQEIGPAGEKLQKVLARIGVGSRRDVEAWISHGRIKVNGKDATLGQRVDMHDAITIDGKVIKREEAAESVRRVIMYNKPDGEICTRVDPEGRPTVFDKMPKPKEGRWINIGRLDINTTGLLMFTTDGELANRLMHPSYEMDREYAVRVRGEVDDEMIERLKAGVVLEDGPAKFTDIKQAPGGEGFNHWYHCVVMEGRNREVRRLWESQGLVVSRLKRVRFGPVFLNSDLPMGRWREMSQYEVDILSAEVGLTPVAMPQMNAKSKDKLDRMQRKSSRPMAKTERVRTLRPATDAPAAPRASREPQIEGERPRRKPVARQDGERGPRTPRPANGRTERGEGRGTPVADRPADTKRPAKPAPKRPGIKLVDGDKPSGKRRGAPAGSGQRPGFGRRKPE
- a CDS encoding amino acid permease, with product MSGQNPQSGELKRGLKNRHIQLIALGGAIGTGLFLGSAGVLKSAGPSMILGYAICGFIAFMIMRQLGEMIVEDPVAGSFSHFAHKYWGGFAGFLSGWNCWILYILVGMSELTAVGKYIHYWAPDIPTWVSAAGFFVLINAINLANVKVFGEAEFWFAIIKVVAIVGMIALGSYLLVSGNGGPQAAVSNLWSHGGFFPNGITGLVMAMAFIMFSFGGLEMLGFTAAEADKPKTVIPKAINQVIYRILIFYIGALVILLSLTPWDSLLTTLNASGDSYSGSPFVQVFSMLGSNTAAHILNFVVLTAALSVYNSGTYCNSRMLLGMAEQGDAPKALAKIDKRGVPVRSILASAAVTLIAVLLNYLIPQNALELLMSLVVATLVINWAMISYSHFKFRQHMNKTKQTPLFKAFWYPYGNYICLAFVLFILGVMLLIPGIQTSVYAIPVWLVFMWVCYGIKNKRSAQRVLNSAAPAVK